GGAAGACACCGGGGAGGGGGGTTTGAAGGTAGAAGTTACCGACGCCGAAGAACAACGGTTCGACCGGGACCCCGGTGAGCCCGTCGTCGCCACCGGTGAGCCCGTCCAGCGGGGACAGCGAGAGGTAGTACAGGATCTGTGCCATCGCGAGCGTGACGATCGAGAAGTAGACCGTGTGGAGACGAAGCGCGATGAGCCCGGTTATCGCCGCGAGCAGGACGGCGACACCCGTCCCGACGGACAACATCAGGAGCGGATCCCCGTAGACGTGTATCGCAAGCAGTGCGGCGGCGTAACTCCCGACACCCCAGAACATCGCGTGTCCGAACGAGAGATACCCCGTCTGGTGTAACAACAGATTGAATCCGATAGCGAAGATCGACCAGACGAGAATCGTCGTCGCGAGCGAGTGGTACCCGCGAAGAACGTCGCTAATAATCGGTGATCGGGCGAAAAACCACGACCAGAGCGATACGAACCCGATCGCAACCACGATCGGGAACCGTTCGGTCGTTTTGATTCGATCCCATCGCTCCCAGAGACCGATCGAGGCCTTTTCGTCGGTCACTTGTGTAACGGACTCTTCACTCATGTCGTGATCTCCTCCGGTCCGAAGAGACCAGTCGGCTTGATCGTCAGAACGACGACGGCGAGAGTGAATATACCGATTCTCGCCCACGTTCCAGTCAGGAGCGCGTCGACGCTAACGAAGACGAATCCGAACAGCAACCCGGCGACGACAGTTCCGGTGATACTCCCGACCCCGCCGACGATGACGACGAGTAATGCGGGAATGAGTACCTCCGTAATACCGATTTCTGGATTTACGGTGAATATGGGTCCAGCCAGAATACCGCCTAACCCTGCGTACGCGGCACCGATAGCAAAGATCAGCATGAACGCCCGGCCGACCCTGATGCCGAGTAGTTCGACCATTTCGTCGTCTTCTGTGCCGGCACGAACCGCCAGTCCAATATCGGTGAACTTGTAAAACGCGTACAAAAGCAACAGCGTGAGGACGGTGAGAACGATAACGTACACTCGCCATCGGTTCAGACTGGTCACACCCGACACCGAAATCGCTCCGGACGCCCAGCCGGGACGGTCGTACGTGTACCCGCGCCGTCCGAAGAGGATCGCGATCAACTCCTGGACGACAATCAGGATCCCGAACGTAACGAGCAGCTGGTCCAGCATGCTGCGATCGTACATCGGCTTCGCGATCAGTCGTTCCATGACGATCCCGATGGCAAACAGCGCCACCGGGACGAGGAGCAACGCGGCAGCGAATCCCCATCCGAGCCCGATCGGCGACCAGGCTTCGGCGATCCCTCCGACCTCCATCTCGAACGCGACGAACAGCCCGAGATACGCACCGATGAGATACAGCGCGCCGTGAGCCAGGTTGACGAACCTGAGCGAGCCGAACGCGATCGAAAAGCCGATCGCGACCAGGATAAAGACGGACGCGTAACTCAGGACCAGGTAGGTGAAACTGATCGCCCAATCTATCATCGGTACTCTCCCCGTTTGAGCGGTTTTGGTCGGCGGTCGTGAACGGAGCTCACGGTATCTCAGTCCTCTCTGGCTGGCATCTCGCAGTTGGAAGCGGGCTCCTCGTCACAGCTGTACTCCGTTTCGGAACCCGGGATCTCCTCGACGAGATCGAGCCAGATGCCGGTGTCCTCGTACGTTTCCTCGTCGACACCCTCGACCACGTACGCGGGACGGGTTGCCTGGTGGTCACATTCCCTGTACCCCATCTCTCCCATCGCGTACTCCCACTCGAACGTTTCGAGCGTTTCAGCGACCTCCTCCGGGTGGAACGATCCGTTCTCTTCGACGGCCGCGGAGTAATGCAGACACGCATCGTACACTTCCATCGCCGCCTGTCCCGGCGTGTACCCGTACTCGTCCTCGAACGCCTCGGTGAAGTCGTCGCTCCAGTCGGTTCCACCCGAGGGATGCCAGTTGGCCGTTCCGACGACACCTTCCGCGGCCTCTCCAGCGGGCTCCATCGAGAAGGCGCTGAGAAGCGGCACGACGACGTCCAAGTCCTCGAACCCCCTGTCAGCCAGCTGGGAGAGGCCGCTGGCCATCGCGTCACCCATCGACGTAAACACGAGCACGTCCGGCTCCTCGCTCGCCAGATCGTTGATCTGCGTCTCGTGATCGGTCTCACCGTAGGCGATCGCGCTGGTACCGACCTGCGTCCACCCTTCGTCTTCCATCAGTGCCTGCATGTGATCCCGATTCGATTGTCCGTAGGCGTAATCCAGGTAGATCTGGAAGAACTCCTGGTCCTCGCCGAAGAGCTCCGGAAGCACTTCGGCGAGCGCCTCTGCGCTCGTTCGGGCGCTCATCGCCGATCGGAAGGTGTACGGTCCACAGTCCGTTCCCGTTATCTCGCCGGTGTGAGAGAAGACGGCACCGTGAACGACGTGGTTATCGGCCGCGATCGGAATCGACGCGACTTCGACCGAACTCGAGATACCGCCCGTAAAGAACATGATCTCGTCCCGGTCGATCATCCGCTCGAGCGTGTCGGTTGCGACGTTCTCGTCGCCTTCGGTGTCTCCCGTGTACCCTTCGACCTCGTAATCGAGGACGCCGTCCCCGGACAGGTCGTCGATGTGATCGACCAATCCACCACCGTTGTTCAGGTGATCGATAGCGAGCTCGAAGCCGTCTCGTTGTTGCTCTCCGTCCGCCG
This genomic window from Natronococcus occultus SP4 contains:
- a CDS encoding branched-chain amino acid ABC transporter permease, with protein sequence MSEESVTQVTDEKASIGLWERWDRIKTTERFPIVVAIGFVSLWSWFFARSPIISDVLRGYHSLATTILVWSIFAIGFNLLLHQTGYLSFGHAMFWGVGSYAAALLAIHVYGDPLLMLSVGTGVAVLLAAITGLIALRLHTVYFSIVTLAMAQILYYLSLSPLDGLTGGDDGLTGVPVEPLFFGVGNFYLQTPLPGVFHTLWQDYQYLLIAVVFVAVVAFVNRVRRSPYGLIFKAIRENERRAALVGVDVWRYKFAAYLMSGAITGLAGALLTIESQSSLLSSLYWLTSGEVVVMAILGGAGSVFGPVIGAGVFLYFDRVFDGIAWAPPLIGDITGPVGQYWLLILTALFTVVVAWSPQGIVGLLKQLAGTVRSKLEAATRDR
- a CDS encoding branched-chain amino acid ABC transporter permease, which translates into the protein MIDWAISFTYLVLSYASVFILVAIGFSIAFGSLRFVNLAHGALYLIGAYLGLFVAFEMEVGGIAEAWSPIGLGWGFAAALLLVPVALFAIGIVMERLIAKPMYDRSMLDQLLVTFGILIVVQELIAILFGRRGYTYDRPGWASGAISVSGVTSLNRWRVYVIVLTVLTLLLLYAFYKFTDIGLAVRAGTEDDEMVELLGIRVGRAFMLIFAIGAAYAGLGGILAGPIFTVNPEIGITEVLIPALLVVIVGGVGSITGTVVAGLLFGFVFVSVDALLTGTWARIGIFTLAVVVLTIKPTGLFGPEEITT
- a CDS encoding substrate-binding protein; this encodes MARQLDRTSRRNILRAGGAVGTAGLAAMAGCAGDQEQPLGNYPIDGDTVGYGFNGPLSGILAADGEQQRDGFELAIDHLNNGGGLVDHIDDLSGDGVLDYEVEGYTGDTEGDENVATDTLERMIDRDEIMFFTGGISSSVEVASIPIAADNHVVHGAVFSHTGEITGTDCGPYTFRSAMSARTSAEALAEVLPELFGEDQEFFQIYLDYAYGQSNRDHMQALMEDEGWTQVGTSAIAYGETDHETQINDLASEEPDVLVFTSMGDAMASGLSQLADRGFEDLDVVVPLLSAFSMEPAGEAAEGVVGTANWHPSGGTDWSDDFTEAFEDEYGYTPGQAAMEVYDACLHYSAAVEENGSFHPEEVAETLETFEWEYAMGEMGYRECDHQATRPAYVVEGVDEETYEDTGIWLDLVEEIPGSETEYSCDEEPASNCEMPARED